From Mustelus asterias chromosome 5, sMusAst1.hap1.1, whole genome shotgun sequence, a single genomic window includes:
- the drc5 gene encoding dynein regulatory complex subunit 5, with amino-acid sequence MLASTIINPWATKLTGPNPAADPRRMRRIIAEDPEWSLATVPLLSDLCIKHIVKNFAEHPILNQLLEKHKRKVLAKISTSIPLQVTANLVSDEGYWKRCCLECWEVCDTSSYGGSWKRMFFERLLKNIIEFFVPDTTDVKVVLELIPLCKNYVKSLEIGQLLPPVKQSPERMDDDSSDGGSDSDVNGPSVDHFDFSILLSKLVNLEELHVTYGVKDCGMNFEWNIFQFTYRDCFSLAKAIHSCKSLKVLTLSRNRIDDEKLRVLVKYMLNHPSLKELDLSHNLIEDNGAKVVAKLLHKTNLEKVNLCNNRISAYGAKAISYKVRRYSTLKSINLRLNQIGDEGGEALGQALVKSSVENINLSCNELTEPAAVVFSELLMKNRTLKSIDLSCNNLGPEGGRQLQEGMSMNKTVMEFDLRLTDIGQENEYAINQMLHSNREREDQTENESVGTGTKK; translated from the exons ATGCTCGCATCCACGATTATTAATCCTTGGGCCACCAAGTTGACAGGGCCCAATCCTGCAGCTGATCCCAGGAGAATGAGGAGAATCATTGCAGAGGATCCCGAATGGTCACTGGCTACCGTCCCACTGCTCTCTGACCTCTGCATCAAGCACATTGTCAAGAACTTCGCTG AACACCCCATCTTGAACCAACTTCTAGAGAAGCATAAACGTAAGGTATTGGCCAAGATCTCCACCAGTATCCCACTGCAAGTGACAGCAAACCTGGTCAGCGACGAGGGTTATTGGAAAAGGTGCTGCCTAGAATGCTGGGAAGTATGTGACACCTCCAGTTATGGGGGGAGCTGGAAGAGAATGTTCTTTGAACGGCTGCTGAAGAACATCATTGAGTTCTTTGTCCCAGACACCACTGATGTGAAAGTAGTCCTGGAACTGATCCCACTGTGTAAAAACTATGTGAAGAGTTTAGAGATTGGCCAGCTCCTTCCTCCCGTCAAACAGTCCCCTGAGAGAATGGATGACGACTCTTCGGATGGTGGCAGTGATAGCGATGTGAACGGACCTTCGGTTGATCACTTTGACTTCAGCATCTTACTCAGCAAACTTGTCAATCTCGAAGAACTGCATGTGACGTACGGGGTCAAAGACTGCGGGATGAATTTCGAATGGAATATCTTCCAGTTCACGTACCGAGACTGCTTCTCACTCGCAAAGGCCATCCATTCTTGCAAGagcctgaaggtgctgacactctCTCGGAACAGGATTGATGATGAGAAGTTGCGAGTGTTGGTGAAGTACATGCTAAACCATCCCTCACTGAAAGAGTTGGACCTGTCACACAACTTGATCGAAGACAACGGAGCAAAGGTCGTGGCCAAGCTTCTCCACAAGACTAACCTGGAGAAGGTCAACCTGTGCAACAATCGCATCTCAGCTTATGGAGCCAAGGCCATCTCCTACAAAGTCCGACGTTATTCAACCCTCAAATCCATCAATCTTCGCCTCAATCAAATCGGTGATGAAGGGGGTGAGGCCTTGGGGCAAGCTCTGGTCAAATCTTCAGTGGAAAACATCAACTTGTCGTGCAATGAGCTGACGGAGCCTGCAGCTGTGGTCTTCTCTGAACTCCTGATGAAGAACCGTACCCTGAAGTCCATTGATCTTTCCTGTAATAACTTAGGCccg GAAGGCGGGAGGCAGCTCCAGGAGGGAATGTCAATGAACAAGACTGTGATGGAGTTTGACCTGCGGTTGACAGATATTGGCCAGGAGAATGAATACGCCATCAACCAGATGCTGCATAGtaacagggagagg GAAgatcaaacagaaaatgaaagtgTAGGGACAGGCACAAAGAAATAA